In Pirellulales bacterium, a genomic segment contains:
- a CDS encoding ABC transporter ATP-binding protein, with protein sequence MHMPDVVIRAAGLMKSYQTGEERCPVLRGVDFSVARGECVYLVGPSGSGKTTLLSILGCVLSADAGLLNILGLDVLRFSPREQARFRREKIGFVFQRFHLFDALTAAENVCVPLDLLGWPKARSRDKALELLSLVGLRDKASCRVTRLSMGQRQRVAFARALAGGPEVILADEPTASLDADAGFNAMRILKNLCRDLKKTVVVVTHDSRIYSMADRILRLADGRIVEELAQSAVPRPHIPLAVQPPRGAVSCAG encoded by the coding sequence ATGCACATGCCAGACGTGGTGATCCGGGCCGCCGGCCTGATGAAAAGCTATCAGACCGGCGAAGAACGCTGCCCGGTGCTGCGCGGCGTCGATTTCTCCGTGGCCCGCGGCGAATGCGTGTATCTCGTCGGCCCTTCCGGGAGTGGCAAAACCACGTTGCTGTCGATCCTGGGGTGCGTGCTGTCGGCCGATGCGGGCCTGCTCAACATTTTGGGTCTCGACGTGTTGCGGTTCTCGCCCCGCGAACAGGCCCGTTTTCGCCGCGAGAAGATCGGCTTTGTGTTTCAGCGGTTCCATCTGTTCGACGCGTTGACCGCGGCGGAAAACGTCTGCGTGCCGCTCGATCTGCTCGGCTGGCCGAAAGCCCGCTCGCGCGACAAGGCGCTCGAGCTGCTGTCGTTGGTCGGCTTGCGGGACAAGGCGTCTTGCCGCGTAACTCGGCTGAGCATGGGACAACGGCAGCGCGTGGCCTTTGCCAGGGCGCTGGCCGGCGGTCCGGAAGTGATTTTGGCCGACGAGCCGACCGCGTCGCTCGACGCCGACGCGGGCTTCAACGCCATGCGGATCCTCAAGAACCTGTGTCGTGACCTGAAAAAAACCGTGGTCGTGGTCACTCACGACTCGCGAATCTACTCGATGGCTGACCGCATTCTGCGGCTGGCGGACGGGCGGATTGTCGAAGAGCTTGCCCAAAGCGCGGTGCCCCGCCCGCACATTCCGCTTGCTGTCCAACCTCCGCGAGGAGCCGTCTCATGCGCTGGTTGA
- a CDS encoding FtsX-like permease family protein, producing MFSFALKTLISERGKLLTGLTGVVFSLVLVTVQGGLYLGLMRKASVLIDHCQADVWVAHPMVETVDLARDIPQLWIDRLRGIPGVESVKPYLVGKAAALAGGHMEDVWLIGSDPSTMLGTAWGFVEGSKEDLKRPDGLSFDEVDAPKLGNPRVGDWLEISGHRAQLVARTRGITNFVTMPYLFTTFETARRMAHIAPGACSFFLVKLWPRADRERVLAAIRRRVPKAAVYTPGEFARVSQNYWMRRTGIGISFGASTALGLLVGLMMVGQSLYALALDHLDEYATLKAIGAEDRHVCGVIMLQSLAIAAAGSLGGLAIVAAIRTFWNSPLAPVEIPATLMGSAVAMVVVLCLVSSLLPFARIRRIDPATVLIG from the coding sequence GTGTTCTCCTTCGCCCTCAAAACGCTGATTTCCGAGCGCGGCAAGCTGTTGACCGGCCTGACGGGCGTCGTCTTTTCGCTGGTCCTGGTGACCGTGCAGGGTGGCTTGTATCTGGGGCTGATGCGCAAGGCGAGCGTGCTCATCGACCATTGCCAGGCCGACGTTTGGGTCGCCCATCCAATGGTCGAGACCGTCGACCTGGCGCGAGACATTCCGCAACTCTGGATCGACCGTCTGCGGGGCATTCCGGGGGTCGAATCGGTCAAGCCCTATCTCGTCGGCAAGGCGGCGGCGCTGGCCGGAGGCCACATGGAAGACGTGTGGCTCATCGGCTCCGATCCCAGCACCATGCTCGGCACCGCTTGGGGTTTTGTCGAAGGCTCGAAAGAGGATCTCAAGCGGCCCGACGGCCTCAGCTTCGACGAAGTCGATGCGCCCAAGCTCGGCAATCCACGGGTGGGAGATTGGCTGGAGATCAGCGGGCATCGCGCCCAGTTGGTCGCCCGCACGCGCGGTATCACTAATTTCGTCACCATGCCGTACCTCTTCACCACCTTCGAGACCGCCCGGCGAATGGCGCACATCGCGCCGGGGGCGTGTTCCTTCTTTCTGGTCAAACTATGGCCGCGGGCAGACCGGGAGCGCGTGCTGGCCGCCATCCGCCGCCGCGTTCCCAAGGCCGCCGTCTATACCCCCGGCGAGTTCGCCCGAGTCTCGCAAAACTATTGGATGAGGCGGACGGGCATCGGCATCAGCTTCGGCGCCTCGACCGCGCTGGGCTTGCTCGTGGGGTTGATGATGGTCGGCCAAAGCCTCTATGCGCTGGCCCTCGATCACCTTGACGAATACGCCACGCTCAAGGCGATCGGCGCGGAAGACCGCCACGTGTGCGGCGTCATCATGCTGCAATCGCTGGCGATCGCGGCCGCGGGGTCGTTGGGCGGCCTGGCCATCGTGGCCGCCATCCGCACGTTCTGGAATTCGCCGCTGGCGCCCGTCGAAATCCCGGCGACGCTGATGGGGTCGGCCGTGGCAATGGTCGTCGTTCTCTGTCTGGTCTCCTCGCTGTTGCCTTTTGCCCGCATCCGCCGCATCGACCCGGCCACCGTCTTGATCGGATAA